The genomic interval CAGCGCCTGGACGGTACCATGACCATCACAGGCAAGGACGGCGCACGCTTCCATGTCTTCCTGCCGGCCCTGGCCGGCGGGACCGACAAAGAGGAGCAGTTCCAGTGACCGATATCCGCGTCCTCGTGGTGGAGGACGAACCGGTGGCCTCGGCCGCGCACGCGGCCTATGTGGGGAGGATGGCAGGGTTCACTGTTGCCGGAACGGCCCCTGACGGCCAGTCCGCGCTCAGGCTCCTGACGGATCTGGCGGCCGCCGGCCAGCCGGTGGAACTGGTCCTCCTCGACATGAACCTTCCGGACCTGCATGGCCTGGACATCGCCCGGCGGATGCGTGCGGCAGGAATCCTGGCGGACATCATTGCCATCACCGCGGTCCGGGAAGTGGCGATCGTCCGCAGCGCCGTCGCCATCGGCGTGGTCCAGTACCTGATCAAGCCCTTCACGTTTGCCACGTTCGAAGACAAGCTCTCCAGCTACCGGCTGTTCCGGCAGCAACTGGCTTCCCCGGAGGCCGGTGCCGGCAGGACCGGCGCCTCCCAGAGCGAGGTGGACCAGGCCTTCGCAAGCCTCCGGGCGCCGTCGGAATTGCCCCTGCCCAAGGGCCTCTCAGTCTCCACTCTCGACTCGGTCCAGGCGTACCTGAAACAGCATTCGGAATCTGTTTCAGCTACGGAAGTCATGGCCGCCCTGGGCATGTCCCGCGTGACCGCCAGGCGCTACCTCGAATACCTCGCCGACGCCGGCCGCGTTTCCCGGGCGCCCCGCTACGGCACGCCCGGCCGGCCGGAGAACGAATACGGCTGGAAGCGGCCCTGATACTACAGAGTGTGTGGCTAGGCAGCGGAGATGGCTTCCTTGAGGGCCCCCAGCGCCAGAGTCACTGATGCGGCGTTTGCGTTCGGGCCCATCATTCCGATCCGCCAGATGCTGGAAGTGTACTTGCCCGCCCCTGAGCCAATCTCGATGCTGAAGTGCTCCAGCAGATGGCGGCGTACGGCCGCGGAGTCGACGCCGTCCGGGACCTTGACAGTGGTAAGGCTGGGCAGCCGGTGGCCCTCGGCCGCGAACAGCTCAAGTCCCATCTCCTGGAGCCCCGCCTGCAACGCGGCCCCTGCCGCGCGGTGGCGCGCCTGGACTGCGTCCAGTCCCTCGGCCAGGATTCTTTGCAAGCCCGCCTCGAGACCGGCGATAAGAGTGACCGGCGGCGTGTGGTGGTAGGTTCTGCCGCTGCCGCTGGCGGCCCCGACGTAACCGCCGAGCAGACCGACGTCCAGGTACCAGGAGCGGGGATTCCTGATCCGTCGCTCGAACGCCCTGCCCGACATCGTGAAGGGCGACAGCCCCGGCGGCACGCCGAGGCATTTCTGCGTGCCGGCATAGCCGACGTCGATTCCCCAGTCGTCTGCAAGGAGTTCCAGCCCGCCGATGGATGTCACGGCGTCGACAATTAACAGCGCATCACCCTTGTTCTGCCCGAGCGACGCGACGTCGGACAGCACGCCAGTTGATGTTTCGGCGTGGACGGCCGCAATCACCTTCGGTCGCGGGTGGGCCGTCAGCACGCGTTCGACGTCGATGGGCGTGCCCCATTCGTGGTCTACACGAACCACGGTGGCGCCGCAGCGGCGGGCCACCTCACACATGCGCTCACCGAAGAGGCCGTTGACGGCGATCACTGCCACATCACCGTCGTCCACGGTGTTCACGAAAGCCGCTTCCATGCCGCCGGAACCGGTGACGCTCAAGGGCAGCGTGCGGGCATTCTGAGTCCCCCAGACCGTGCGGAGGCCGTCGCAGGTGTTGTCGAGCCGTTCAATGAAGACCGGATCCAGGTGCCCAATCACCGGATGCGCCAACGCGGCGGTCACTTCCGGGTAGCAGTTGCTCGGTCCCGGACCGAACAGGAACCGCGAGGTCAAAGCCTGTGGCATTGGAACTCCTTCGTTGGGGGCTCTTGCCCTTGTGGGGCCGGTCAGTGCTTGGGTGCGACGGCGATGTGCTCGCCGTCGACGGCCTCGAACGGCGTGTGGCGGTCCATGATCAGCAGGTAGGTGACGGCGGCCAGGATCGCGCCGACGAACCAGGAGAAGCCGGAGATATAGGTGAACGCCGGGACGAGGGCAAGTACCAGCGCGACGATCGCGGCCGGTGTGCCCGCGATGACGGCCTTCCGGTTGACGCCACGGGTGTAGGCATACGCCCCGTCCGGGGAGTCCGAGTACAAATCCGGAATGTTGACCCTGCCCTTACGGACCAGCCAGTAGTCGGCCATGATGACGCCGAACAGTGGTCCTAGGAGGGCCCCCAGACCGCCGAGGAAGTAGACGATGACCACGGGCGAGTTGTACAGGTTCCACGGCAGGATCACCAGGCCGATCACCGCGGAGATAATGGCTGCGCGGCGGAAGTTCAGGGTCCGAGGGAAAAGGTGGGCCAGCGTGTAAATGGGTGCCACGAAGTTGGCCATGAGGTTCACGGCCACCGTCAGGATGATCAGGGCCAGGCAGGCCAGCACCAGCAGGAACGTGTTCGGGATGGCGTTGACGATGTCGGTGGGCGACTCGATGACCGTTCCGTTGATCTTGTACTGGGCGCCGGCGAGGACGACGACGATCGCGGCGAAGAAGAGCATGTTGATGGGGATGCCGAAGAAGTTGCCCCTGACCACCGACCGCCTGGAAGGCGCACCCCGGGTGAAGTCGCAGAAGTTCAGCACGAATGTTCCGTAAACGACAACCCATAGCGCCGCCGACTGGAAAATCCGTACCCACATCACCGGGCCTGTCAGCGAGTCGGCGGTGGACCAGGCGATGGTCCCGCCGGCTTCCACCAACATCCAGACGGCCAGCGCGAGCATGGTGACCAGGATGATGGGGCCAGCGAAGGCCTCGTACTTGCGGATCATCTCCATGCCGAAGCTCACGATGACCGTCTGCATCGCCCACAGCGCAACGAACGAGATCCAGCCCAGGGTCGAGAGCCCGAGGAACGAGTCTGTATCGAGCGGCGCCAGGGACGGTGCGAGGGCCAAGATGAGCACCCGGAGCACCACCGAGGCCAGATAGGTCTGGATGCCGAACCAGGCCACGGCCACGGCGCCGCGGATGATGGCTGGAATATTGGAGCCCCGGATGCCGAACGCGATCCTGCTCATGACCGGGAACGGCACGCCGGTCCGCTCGCCCATAAACCCCGAAAGGTTCAGGAGAAGGAACAGCAGGACGGCGCCGAGCAGGAAGGCGAGCATGATCTGCCAGGCGCCCAATCCCAGGGCGAACAATCCGATGGCAAACACGTAATTGCCCAGCGAGTGCACGTCGTTCGCCCAGAGCGTGAA from Pseudarthrobacter sp. SSS035 carries:
- a CDS encoding response regulator, whose translation is MTDIRVLVVEDEPVASAAHAAYVGRMAGFTVAGTAPDGQSALRLLTDLAAAGQPVELVLLDMNLPDLHGLDIARRMRAAGILADIIAITAVREVAIVRSAVAIGVVQYLIKPFTFATFEDKLSSYRLFRQQLASPEAGAGRTGASQSEVDQAFASLRAPSELPLPKGLSVSTLDSVQAYLKQHSESVSATEVMAALGMSRVTARRYLEYLADAGRVSRAPRYGTPGRPENEYGWKRP
- a CDS encoding alanine--glyoxylate aminotransferase family protein — encoded protein: MPQALTSRFLFGPGPSNCYPEVTAALAHPVIGHLDPVFIERLDNTCDGLRTVWGTQNARTLPLSVTGSGGMEAAFVNTVDDGDVAVIAVNGLFGERMCEVARRCGATVVRVDHEWGTPIDVERVLTAHPRPKVIAAVHAETSTGVLSDVASLGQNKGDALLIVDAVTSIGGLELLADDWGIDVGYAGTQKCLGVPPGLSPFTMSGRAFERRIRNPRSWYLDVGLLGGYVGAASGSGRTYHHTPPVTLIAGLEAGLQRILAEGLDAVQARHRAAGAALQAGLQEMGLELFAAEGHRLPSLTTVKVPDGVDSAAVRRHLLEHFSIEIGSGAGKYTSSIWRIGMMGPNANAASVTLALGALKEAISAA
- a CDS encoding NCS1 family nucleobase:cation symporter-1; translation: MSHQNDPGAHDEHGHPHLIDPEPWGTGDPAVEEIVRGEPSTRVRVPAGVSPRLYNEDLAPTTRQGRTWHAYSIFTLWANDVHSLGNYVFAIGLFALGLGAWQIMLAFLLGAVLLFLLLNLSGFMGERTGVPFPVMSRIAFGIRGSNIPAIIRGAVAVAWFGIQTYLASVVLRVLILALAPSLAPLDTDSFLGLSTLGWISFVALWAMQTVIVSFGMEMIRKYEAFAGPIILVTMLALAVWMLVEAGGTIAWSTADSLTGPVMWVRIFQSAALWVVVYGTFVLNFCDFTRGAPSRRSVVRGNFFGIPINMLFFAAIVVVLAGAQYKINGTVIESPTDIVNAIPNTFLLVLACLALIILTVAVNLMANFVAPIYTLAHLFPRTLNFRRAAIISAVIGLVILPWNLYNSPVVIVYFLGGLGALLGPLFGVIMADYWLVRKGRVNIPDLYSDSPDGAYAYTRGVNRKAVIAGTPAAIVALVLALVPAFTYISGFSWFVGAILAAVTYLLIMDRHTPFEAVDGEHIAVAPKH